A stretch of the Candidatus Binatia bacterium genome encodes the following:
- a CDS encoding RNA methyltransferase, producing the protein MLKTIRIVLVAPRGSGNIGSVARAMKNMGLSDLAIVGRGRTESFWARAMAVHAKDMLKTARRFATLREAVADCGLVVGTTCRGGLYREHSRSPRKTAPEILAAARSGKCALVFGPEDHGLDNDDLKCCQLLVTIPTDAAYPSLNLAQAVTICLYELFLAAMENVPAEEIERAPAEDVERLFDRMKASMLEIGYLDSQNPEHILFAFRRILGRAGLEEKDVRILTGLFRQIQWYAAEGWKVVAEKKRKGLKIR; encoded by the coding sequence CCGAGAGGCTCCGGCAATATCGGCTCGGTCGCGCGGGCGATGAAAAACATGGGGCTCAGCGACCTCGCCATCGTCGGCCGCGGACGGACCGAGAGTTTTTGGGCAAGGGCGATGGCCGTTCACGCCAAAGACATGCTCAAAACCGCGCGACGCTTCGCCACCTTGCGCGAAGCCGTGGCCGACTGCGGCCTAGTCGTCGGCACGACCTGCCGCGGCGGCCTCTACCGGGAGCACAGCCGCTCGCCGCGAAAGACGGCGCCGGAGATCCTCGCCGCGGCGCGCTCGGGAAAATGCGCTCTCGTTTTCGGCCCGGAAGATCACGGCCTCGACAACGACGATCTCAAATGCTGCCAGTTGCTGGTCACGATTCCGACCGATGCGGCTTACCCGTCGCTCAACCTGGCGCAGGCGGTGACGATTTGCCTGTATGAACTCTTTCTCGCCGCCATGGAAAATGTTCCGGCGGAAGAGATCGAGCGCGCTCCGGCTGAAGACGTGGAGCGGCTCTTCGACAGGATGAAAGCCTCGATGCTTGAGATCGGCTACCTCGATTCACAAAATCCCGAGCACATCCTCTTCGCCTTTCGCCGCATCCTCGGCCGCGCGGGCCTGGAGGAGAAAGACGTGCGCATCCTGACCGGCCTCTTCCGCCAGATCCAATGGTACGCCGCCGAAGGCTGGAAAG